The Temnothorax longispinosus isolate EJ_2023e chromosome 7, Tlon_JGU_v1, whole genome shotgun sequence genome contains a region encoding:
- the LOC139816695 gene encoding uncharacterized protein has translation MSDESEYDVEPEELDIYKRKYQLLLERCEVLQQENERLVYRIQKVRKLLRRTRKEKKFLIDRLDRHGDRWREAPMGVLEENSVFQTTPKSEKGGKGTSHNAKEEKPRKGTKRKGTKADPNAPKRPANPFFQFCQEQRPRVMERLAGEPEPSKQELTRQLATTWKSLSSEDKKVYYDMYERSKEKYVAEMQIYNKKTEDAPCQMSLNIT, from the exons aTGTCCGATGAGTCCGAATATGATGTGGAGCCAGAAGAGCTTGATATTTACAAGAGAAAATACCAATTACTGTTGGAGAGATGCGAAGTCTTACAACAG GAAAATGAAAGATTGGTCTACAGAATCCAGAAAGTAAGGAAGCTCCTTCGACGAacaaggaaagagaaaaa ATTCTTGATCGATCGATTGGATCGACATGGAGATCGTTGGCGGGAAGCTCCGATGGGTGTGCTCGAAGAGAACAGTGTGTTTCAAACGACTCCAAAGTCAGAGAAAGGAGGGAAAGGTACCTCTCACAATGCTAAAGAGGAGAAACCCAGAAAAGGAACGAAGAGAAAGGGCACGAAAGCTGATCCAAACGCACCGAAGAGACCCGCTAatcctttctttcaattttgtcAAGAGCAAAGACCTCGTGTGATGGAACGTTTAGCTGGAGAACCGGAGCCTAGTAAACAAGAACTTACTAGGCAACTCGCAACCACTTGGAAGTCTCTCAGCTCTGaggataaaaaa GTATATTACGACATGTATGAGAGATCCAAGGAGAAATATGTTGCCGagatgcaaatatataataagaagaCTGAAGATGCGCCATGTCAAATGTCACtaaatataacgtaa
- the LOC139816694 gene encoding hydroxyacylglutathione hydrolase, mitochondrial-like isoform X4 — MKVQILPALQDNYMYLIIDEATKEAAVVDPVDPEAVITAVRQNDVKLTKVLTTHHHWDHAGGNAKLSKSFADLAIYGGDDRIEAINCKITHNDTFNIGNLSVKCLATPCHTRGHVCYYITGEGEGEGEGEHPPSVFTGDTLFAGGCGRFFEGTANQMYKALVEILGSLPEETKVYCGHEYTANNLKFGLHVEPENLAIRQKLDLVHTQRANNLPTVPSTIKDEKLTNPFMRVHESSVMKHAQQNDPVQTMSYLRREKDNFKA, encoded by the exons ATGAAAGTACAAATATTACCAGCGCTTCAAGACAATTATATGTACTTG ATTATCGATGAAGCAACGAAGGAGGCTGCCGTCGTAGATCCTGTCGATCCAGAAGCCGTAATTACAGCCGTTCGACAAAATGATGTCAAACTGACAAAGGTTTTAACTACTCATCATCATTGGGATCATGCTGGAGGAAATGCTAAACTATCGAAAAGCTTCGCTGATCTCGCGATATATGGCGGGGATGATAGAATAGAAGccattaattgtaaaattacgCACAACGATACGTTCAACATTGGCAATCTGTCGGTCAAGTGTCTCGCGACACCTTGCCATACGCGTGGGCACGTTTGTTACTACATTAcgggagaaggagaaggagaaggagaaggagaacaTCCACCATCCGTGTTCACAG GAGATACGCTCTTCGCTGGAGGCTGTGGGAGATTTTTCGAGGGTACCGCAAATCAAATGTATAAGGCACTCGTCGAAATTCTAGGCTCTTTACCTGAAGAGACG AAGGTGTATTGCGGACACGAATATACAGCCAACAACCTCAAGTTCGGCTTACACGTGGAACCCGAGAATCTGGCAATTCGACAAAAATTAGATTTGGTCCATACTCAACGTGCTAATAATCTTCCAACAGTGCCTAGCACTATTAAAGACGAAAAGCTGACAAATCCGTTTATGAGAGTGCACGAATCGTCCGTCATGAAACACGCGCAACAAAATGATCCCGTTCAGACAATGTCGTACCTAAGACGCGAAAAGGACAACTTTAAAGCTTGA
- the LOC139816694 gene encoding hydroxyacylglutathione hydrolase, mitochondrial-like isoform X2 — translation MFRQVALRVCPTWLENKLTSMYFRAKSVSFNGRSHSLSATVDHSNMKVQILPALQDNYMYLIIDEATKEAAVVDPVDPEAVITAVRQNDVKLTKVLTTHHHWDHAGGNAKLSKSFADLAIYGGDDRIEAINCKITHNDTFNIGNLSVKCLATPCHTRGHVCYYITGEGEGEGEGEHPPSVFTGDTLFAGGCGRFFEGTANQMYKALVEILGSLPEETKVYCGHEYTANNLKFGLHVEPENLAIRQKLDLVHTQRANNLPTVPSTIKDEKLTNPFMRVHESSVMKHAQQNDPVQTMSYLRREKDNFKA, via the exons ATGTTTCGTCAAGTTGCACTACGTGTGTGCCCAACATGGCTCGAGAATAAACTCACGTCTATGTATTTCAGGG CAAAGAGCGTTTCTTTCAACGGCAGATCGCACAGTCTAAGCGCAACGGTGGATCATTCCAACATGAAAGTACAAATATTACCAGCGCTTCAAGACAATTATATGTACTTG ATTATCGATGAAGCAACGAAGGAGGCTGCCGTCGTAGATCCTGTCGATCCAGAAGCCGTAATTACAGCCGTTCGACAAAATGATGTCAAACTGACAAAGGTTTTAACTACTCATCATCATTGGGATCATGCTGGAGGAAATGCTAAACTATCGAAAAGCTTCGCTGATCTCGCGATATATGGCGGGGATGATAGAATAGAAGccattaattgtaaaattacgCACAACGATACGTTCAACATTGGCAATCTGTCGGTCAAGTGTCTCGCGACACCTTGCCATACGCGTGGGCACGTTTGTTACTACATTAcgggagaaggagaaggagaaggagaaggagaacaTCCACCATCCGTGTTCACAG GAGATACGCTCTTCGCTGGAGGCTGTGGGAGATTTTTCGAGGGTACCGCAAATCAAATGTATAAGGCACTCGTCGAAATTCTAGGCTCTTTACCTGAAGAGACG AAGGTGTATTGCGGACACGAATATACAGCCAACAACCTCAAGTTCGGCTTACACGTGGAACCCGAGAATCTGGCAATTCGACAAAAATTAGATTTGGTCCATACTCAACGTGCTAATAATCTTCCAACAGTGCCTAGCACTATTAAAGACGAAAAGCTGACAAATCCGTTTATGAGAGTGCACGAATCGTCCGTCATGAAACACGCGCAACAAAATGATCCCGTTCAGACAATGTCGTACCTAAGACGCGAAAAGGACAACTTTAAAGCTTGA
- the LOC139816690 gene encoding ATP-dependent DNA helicase Q1: protein MSNSDTTRDMIITLDDEECENECQATEDDEIAAIDYELQQVENELQKLQDRKKLLTQRKDKLRDDALLKKSFSLSKRNWGNEDFAWSARLAKALKDVFEIEKLRELQLPTMNAIMSKEDVILIMPTGGGKSLCYQLPAVISKGVTVVVSPLISLMEDQLHGLRKLDIKANMLCAKADKESVKTIMTALVDKSSPLKLIYVTPEYMAKSNRFMSKLQKAYELGHLERFAIDEVHCCSQWGHDFRPDYKFLGVLKSMFPGIPILGLTATAPAKIIVDVQKMLDISGCLVLRASFNRPNLYYEVRRKPADKEACLAMIENLLKNRFSGKSGIIYTTTIKDAEQLTTDLRDRGIKVGCYHAMLEADYRSEVYSKWMSGKYQAVVATIAFGLGIDKPDVRFVIHHCVSKSMENFYQESGRAGRDGKKSVCLVLYRLADVFKLSTMVFQDKVGLQNLYKVVAYCLDQTSCRRSLIATHFEENWKEDDCAEMCDHCRKPNVRKQMDIVRYCRHVYQIMTKAVQNQVRLTALKLIDAWYGKGASSLRVSNVPVPNFARETAEAIVGHLLINGYLQEDFHFSAYSTISYLKRGPKSGLVLSNDHKILFNYELC from the exons ATGTCTAATAGCGACACGACAAGAGACATGATTATTACGCTGGACGACGAGGAATGCGAGAATGAATGTCAAG CTACGGAGGACGACGAGATAGCTGCCATTGATTACGAGCTACAACAAGTTGAGAACGAGCTGCAGAAGTTGCAAGATCGTAAAAAGTTGTTGACGCAACGCAAAGACAAGTTGCGGGACGATGctcttttaaagaaaagtttttctCTGTCTAAGAGAAATTGGGGCAATGAAGACTTTGCTTGGTCCGCAAGGCTCGCGAAAGCGTTAAAGGACGTATTCGAGATAGAGAAACTACGAGAGTTGCAGTTACCGACTATGAACGCGATCATGTCCAAGGAAGATGTTATATTGATCATGCCTACGGGCGGTGGTAAGAGTTTATGTTACCAATTGCCGGCTGTGATCAGTAAAGGTGTAACAGTGGTTGTTTCACCATTGATATCTTTGATGGAGGATCAGCTGCACGGATTGCGTAAACTCGATATAAAGGCCAACATGCTGTGCGCAAAGGCTGATAAGGAGAGCGTCAAGACGATTATGACGGCCCTGGTGGATAAAAGCTCCCCTCTCAAACTGATTTACGTGACGCCGGAATACATGGCCAAGTCCAATCGCTTCATGAGCAAGCTGCAAAAAGCATACGAATTGGGGCATCTAGAACGGTTTGCGATCGACGAGGTACATTGTTGCAGTCAGTGGGGTCACGATTTCAGGCCCGACTACAAGTTTTTGGGAGTACTAAAATCCATGTTCCCAGGAATACCGATTCTAGGTCTCACCGCGACGGCTCCGGCTAAGATCATTGTAGACGTGCAGAAAATGCTGGACATCAGTGGTTGTCTAGTTTTACGAGCCTCGTTCAATAGGCCCAATCTATATTACGAGGTTCGTCGCAAACCGGCGGACAAAGAGGCGTGCCTCGCGATGATAGAGAATCTGTTGAAGAATCGATTTAGCGGCAAGTCAGGTATAATTTACACGACTACGATTAAAGATGCGGAACAATTGACGACCGATTTGAGAGACAGAGGTATCAAAGTCGGATGCTACCACGCGATGCTCGAAGCCGACTACCGGTCAGAAGTCTATTCGAAATGGATGTCGGGCAAGTATCAAGCGGTAGTCGCCACTATCGCTTTCGGATTGGGCATCGACAAGCCGGACGTGCGATTCGTGATTCATCATTGCGTTTCAAAGTCGATggagaatttttatcaagaaagTGGTCGAGCGGGAAGAGATGGCAAGAAGTCGGTGTGTCTCGTGCTCTATAGATTAGCGGACGTATTTAAATTGAGTACCATGGTATTTCAAGATAAAGTCGGGCTGCAGAACTTGTACAAGGTAGTGGCGTATTGCTTGGATCAAACGTCCTGTAGACGGAGTTTAATAGCGACGCACTTTGAAGAAAATTGGAAAGAAGACGACTGCGCCGAGATGTGTGATCATTGTAGAAAACCTAACGTTAGAAAGCAGATGGACATAGTGCGATATTGCAGACACGTGTATCAAATTATGACTAAAGCCGTGCAAAACCAAGTACGATTAACCGCATTGAAGCTCATAGACGCTTGGTACGGTAAAGGCGCCTCGTCGTTACGAGTATCTAACGTGCCCGTGCCAAACTTTGCGAGAGAAACCGCGGAAGCTATCGTAGGGCATTTGCTGATAAACGGTTATCTGCAAGAGGACTTTCATTTTTCAGCATATTCTACGATATCGTATCTTAAACGCGGACCTAAGTCAGGACTGGTTCTTAGCAACGATCACAAGATACTCTTTAACTATGAACTTTGCTAA
- the LOC139816694 gene encoding hydroxyacylglutathione hydrolase, mitochondrial-like isoform X3, giving the protein MSAAKSVSFNGRSHSLSATVDHSNMKVQILPALQDNYMYLIIDEATKEAAVVDPVDPEAVITAVRQNDVKLTKVLTTHHHWDHAGGNAKLSKSFADLAIYGGDDRIEAINCKITHNDTFNIGNLSVKCLATPCHTRGHVCYYITGEGEGEGEGEHPPSVFTGDTLFAGGCGRFFEGTANQMYKALVEILGSLPEETKVYCGHEYTANNLKFGLHVEPENLAIRQKLDLVHTQRANNLPTVPSTIKDEKLTNPFMRVHESSVMKHAQQNDPVQTMSYLRREKDNFKA; this is encoded by the exons atgtcAGCAG CAAAGAGCGTTTCTTTCAACGGCAGATCGCACAGTCTAAGCGCAACGGTGGATCATTCCAACATGAAAGTACAAATATTACCAGCGCTTCAAGACAATTATATGTACTTG ATTATCGATGAAGCAACGAAGGAGGCTGCCGTCGTAGATCCTGTCGATCCAGAAGCCGTAATTACAGCCGTTCGACAAAATGATGTCAAACTGACAAAGGTTTTAACTACTCATCATCATTGGGATCATGCTGGAGGAAATGCTAAACTATCGAAAAGCTTCGCTGATCTCGCGATATATGGCGGGGATGATAGAATAGAAGccattaattgtaaaattacgCACAACGATACGTTCAACATTGGCAATCTGTCGGTCAAGTGTCTCGCGACACCTTGCCATACGCGTGGGCACGTTTGTTACTACATTAcgggagaaggagaaggagaaggagaaggagaacaTCCACCATCCGTGTTCACAG GAGATACGCTCTTCGCTGGAGGCTGTGGGAGATTTTTCGAGGGTACCGCAAATCAAATGTATAAGGCACTCGTCGAAATTCTAGGCTCTTTACCTGAAGAGACG AAGGTGTATTGCGGACACGAATATACAGCCAACAACCTCAAGTTCGGCTTACACGTGGAACCCGAGAATCTGGCAATTCGACAAAAATTAGATTTGGTCCATACTCAACGTGCTAATAATCTTCCAACAGTGCCTAGCACTATTAAAGACGAAAAGCTGACAAATCCGTTTATGAGAGTGCACGAATCGTCCGTCATGAAACACGCGCAACAAAATGATCCCGTTCAGACAATGTCGTACCTAAGACGCGAAAAGGACAACTTTAAAGCTTGA
- the LOC139816694 gene encoding hydroxyacylglutathione hydrolase, mitochondrial-like isoform X1, with protein sequence MGNDQLFFISSIAHDSLYSSTIYLVRTAKSVSFNGRSHSLSATVDHSNMKVQILPALQDNYMYLIIDEATKEAAVVDPVDPEAVITAVRQNDVKLTKVLTTHHHWDHAGGNAKLSKSFADLAIYGGDDRIEAINCKITHNDTFNIGNLSVKCLATPCHTRGHVCYYITGEGEGEGEGEHPPSVFTGDTLFAGGCGRFFEGTANQMYKALVEILGSLPEETKVYCGHEYTANNLKFGLHVEPENLAIRQKLDLVHTQRANNLPTVPSTIKDEKLTNPFMRVHESSVMKHAQQNDPVQTMSYLRREKDNFKA encoded by the exons ATGGGGAATGATCAGCTGTTTTTTATCAGCTCCATCGCGCACGACTCTCTCTATTCTTCCACGATATATCTTGTCAGGACTG CAAAGAGCGTTTCTTTCAACGGCAGATCGCACAGTCTAAGCGCAACGGTGGATCATTCCAACATGAAAGTACAAATATTACCAGCGCTTCAAGACAATTATATGTACTTG ATTATCGATGAAGCAACGAAGGAGGCTGCCGTCGTAGATCCTGTCGATCCAGAAGCCGTAATTACAGCCGTTCGACAAAATGATGTCAAACTGACAAAGGTTTTAACTACTCATCATCATTGGGATCATGCTGGAGGAAATGCTAAACTATCGAAAAGCTTCGCTGATCTCGCGATATATGGCGGGGATGATAGAATAGAAGccattaattgtaaaattacgCACAACGATACGTTCAACATTGGCAATCTGTCGGTCAAGTGTCTCGCGACACCTTGCCATACGCGTGGGCACGTTTGTTACTACATTAcgggagaaggagaaggagaaggagaaggagaacaTCCACCATCCGTGTTCACAG GAGATACGCTCTTCGCTGGAGGCTGTGGGAGATTTTTCGAGGGTACCGCAAATCAAATGTATAAGGCACTCGTCGAAATTCTAGGCTCTTTACCTGAAGAGACG AAGGTGTATTGCGGACACGAATATACAGCCAACAACCTCAAGTTCGGCTTACACGTGGAACCCGAGAATCTGGCAATTCGACAAAAATTAGATTTGGTCCATACTCAACGTGCTAATAATCTTCCAACAGTGCCTAGCACTATTAAAGACGAAAAGCTGACAAATCCGTTTATGAGAGTGCACGAATCGTCCGTCATGAAACACGCGCAACAAAATGATCCCGTTCAGACAATGTCGTACCTAAGACGCGAAAAGGACAACTTTAAAGCTTGA
- the LOC139816694 gene encoding hydroxyacylglutathione hydrolase, mitochondrial-like isoform X5 yields MGNDQLFFISSIAHDSLYSSTIYLVRTAKSVSFNGRSHSLSATVDHSNMKVQILPALQDNYMYLIIDEATKEAAVVDPVDPEAVITAVRQNDVKLTKVLTTHHHWDHAGGNAKLSKSFADLAIYGGDDRIEAINCKITHNDTFNIGNLSVKCLATPCHTRGHVCYYITGEGEGEGEGEHPPSVFTGDTLFAGGCGRFFEGTANQMYKALVEILGSLPEETVEGVLRTRIYSQQPQVRLTRGTRESGNSTKIRFGPYSTC; encoded by the exons ATGGGGAATGATCAGCTGTTTTTTATCAGCTCCATCGCGCACGACTCTCTCTATTCTTCCACGATATATCTTGTCAGGACTG CAAAGAGCGTTTCTTTCAACGGCAGATCGCACAGTCTAAGCGCAACGGTGGATCATTCCAACATGAAAGTACAAATATTACCAGCGCTTCAAGACAATTATATGTACTTG ATTATCGATGAAGCAACGAAGGAGGCTGCCGTCGTAGATCCTGTCGATCCAGAAGCCGTAATTACAGCCGTTCGACAAAATGATGTCAAACTGACAAAGGTTTTAACTACTCATCATCATTGGGATCATGCTGGAGGAAATGCTAAACTATCGAAAAGCTTCGCTGATCTCGCGATATATGGCGGGGATGATAGAATAGAAGccattaattgtaaaattacgCACAACGATACGTTCAACATTGGCAATCTGTCGGTCAAGTGTCTCGCGACACCTTGCCATACGCGTGGGCACGTTTGTTACTACATTAcgggagaaggagaaggagaaggagaaggagaacaTCCACCATCCGTGTTCACAG GAGATACGCTCTTCGCTGGAGGCTGTGGGAGATTTTTCGAGGGTACCGCAAATCAAATGTATAAGGCACTCGTCGAAATTCTAGGCTCTTTACCTGAAGAGACGGTAG AAGGTGTATTGCGGACACGAATATACAGCCAACAACCTCAAGTTCGGCTTACACGTGGAACCCGAGAATCTGGCAATTCGACAAAAATTAGATTTGGTCCATACTCAACGTGCTAA